A window of the Anaerolineales bacterium genome harbors these coding sequences:
- a CDS encoding 4Fe-4S binding protein: MADKPRRLPLWKPRYWRTVRGAVQALALGLFLYLFLRTVRGGVPPEAAGLFLRLDPLAMAAALLSSKTLFAGAGLALITLALTAAAGRAWCGWLCPLGTTLDLFHPRRWKNQQPSIPDSLRAVKHFLLIAILCSALLGSLWLMFLDPVTIMIRSLTGAVYPAFDRVVLAAETALYAIPALRGPVSSLDTILRPALLPADPAFTAGGLLTAGLLVGIIALNWIAPRFWCRYLCPLGSLLGLVSKIAIFRRKTDPSACTNCGACAKICPTGTIDPERDGASDPAECTVCLECVALCPRAGQSFPAHTGPAPRNAYDPGRRQFFAAVGAAIGGVALLKTDQYVRRDLPHLIRPPGAAENDLLAKCIRCGECVRICPTGALHPSVAEAGVEGFWTPVLLARAGYCLYSCNACGQVCPVGAIPNLPLKEKQSRVMGAAYVDRDRCIAWSDHEECLVCEEMCPLPEKAIRVDYSEFAGGAPVVDRTLCIGCGNCEYKCPVNGEAAIRVYAPGRDSV; encoded by the coding sequence CGGTCCAGGCTTTGGCGCTGGGCCTCTTCCTTTACTTGTTCCTTCGAACCGTCCGCGGGGGAGTGCCGCCGGAGGCCGCCGGCCTGTTCCTGCGGCTGGATCCGCTGGCGATGGCCGCCGCCCTGCTCTCGTCGAAAACCCTTTTCGCCGGCGCCGGACTCGCCCTGATCACCCTCGCCCTGACGGCGGCGGCCGGCAGAGCTTGGTGCGGATGGCTTTGCCCGCTGGGAACCACGCTCGATCTGTTCCATCCCCGCCGCTGGAAAAACCAACAGCCGTCGATTCCGGATTCCCTGCGCGCCGTCAAGCATTTCCTCCTGATCGCGATCCTCTGTTCCGCGCTGCTGGGAAGCCTGTGGTTGATGTTCCTCGATCCGGTGACGATCATGATCCGCTCGTTGACCGGGGCGGTCTATCCGGCCTTCGACCGGGTCGTCCTCGCCGCGGAAACCGCCCTATACGCAATCCCCGCGCTGCGCGGGCCGGTCTCGTCGCTGGATACGATTCTGCGCCCGGCGCTCCTGCCAGCCGATCCGGCGTTCACCGCCGGCGGACTGCTGACCGCGGGTTTGCTGGTCGGGATCATCGCGCTTAATTGGATCGCGCCACGTTTCTGGTGCCGCTATCTTTGCCCGCTCGGCTCCCTGCTCGGGCTGGTGTCCAAAATCGCAATCTTCCGCCGCAAAACGGATCCGTCGGCCTGCACGAACTGCGGCGCCTGCGCCAAAATCTGCCCGACCGGGACGATCGATCCGGAGCGGGACGGGGCCAGCGATCCGGCCGAGTGCACGGTATGCCTTGAGTGCGTCGCGCTCTGCCCGCGCGCCGGGCAATCCTTCCCGGCGCACACCGGGCCCGCGCCGCGGAACGCCTACGATCCGGGAAGGCGGCAGTTCTTCGCGGCGGTCGGCGCCGCGATCGGCGGGGTCGCCCTGTTGAAGACCGATCAATACGTGCGGCGGGATTTACCGCACTTGATCCGCCCGCCGGGGGCCGCGGAAAACGACCTGCTCGCCAAATGCATCCGCTGCGGGGAATGCGTCCGAATCTGCCCGACCGGCGCACTGCATCCCTCCGTCGCCGAAGCCGGCGTGGAGGGCTTCTGGACTCCGGTGCTGCTCGCCCGCGCCGGCTACTGCCTGTATTCCTGCAACGCCTGCGGGCAGGTCTGCCCGGTCGGGGCGATTCCGAATCTGCCGCTCAAGGAGAAGCAGAGCCGGGTGATGGGCGCCGCTTACGTCGATCGGGACCGCTGCATCGCCTGGTCCGACCACGAGGAATGCCTGGTGTGCGAGGAGATGTGCCCGCTGCCGGAAAAGGCGATCCGCGTGGATTATTCGGAGTTCGCCGGCGGCGCGCCGGTGGTGGACCGCACGCTCTGCATCGGCTGCGGGAACTGCGAATACAAATGCCCGGTCAACGGCGAAGCCGCGATCCGCGTCTATGCGCCGGGAAGGGACAGCGTGTAG